In the Nymphalis io chromosome 2, ilAglIoxx1.1, whole genome shotgun sequence genome, one interval contains:
- the LOC126776811 gene encoding MICOS complex subunit MIC27: protein MFRKVVFGSGLVALVPVVNAATPIRPSNDPALPPPMKPSELPIYEAPHADYGEFIQSKANEQKSSYLRSVLLSPVQAVREQVQIACAHTEQLKNTVKDNYSELHDRSEWIVQYLREEENKEKRYGAVAMGGLTGFIFGLRGGFIRRIFYAGLGTMGMGYICFPEETKQLTKDNGAFVKQYINIAYNFFYGVKPGDPQLEVKFPELSFPKDFSEFLDLTVSLASSVKQAVMPPPTKEADTKPSEHKD from the exons ATGTTTCGAAAAGTTGTATTTGGATCTGGACTGGTTGCATTAGTGCCAGTTGTCAATGCTGCAACACCTATACGACCCTCGAATGATCCGGCGCTACCACCACCAATGAAACCTTCAGAATTGCCCATTTATGAAGCTCCACATGCTGATTATGGAGA ATTTATTCAGTCCAAAGCAAATGAGCAGAAGAGTTCTTACTTAAGATCAGTGCTTTTGTCACCTGTACAAGCTGTGCGTGAACAGGTTCAGATAGCATGTGCACACACAGAGCAACTTAAAAATACTGTCAAAGATAATTACTCCGAGCTGCATGACAGATCTGAgt GGATAGTACAATATTTAAGAGAAGaggaaaacaaagaaaaaagatATGGTGCTGTTGCTATGGGTGGTCTAACTGGGTTTATATTTGGTCTCCGAGGTGGATTTATCAGG AGAATATTCTATGCTGGCTTAGGAACAATGGGTATGGGTTACATTTGCTTCCCTGAAGAGACTAAACAGCTCACGAAAGATAATGGAGCTTTTgtgaaacaatatataaacattgcttacaaCTTTTTCTATGGAG TAAAACCTGGAGACCCACAGCTGGAGGTGAAATTCCCTGAGTTATCTTTCCCAAAAGATTTCTCTGAATTTCTTGACCTGACGGTATCTTTGGCTTCCTCTGTCAAACAGGCTGTCATGCCTCCTCCTACTAAAGAGGCAGATACTAAACCTTCTGAACATAAGGACTAG
- the LOC126776913 gene encoding uncharacterized protein LOC126776913, whose protein sequence is MTGVRAGRVPKRRRGHRVKTRSVLRMMAIMQDRNSEDVPREFLETGRTGRRNAMPDILHPQGAEITTADLPSRLQQLVTTDPESPQPGTSKTELDPNKVDEKTVKKDSCS, encoded by the exons ATGACCGGAGTACGTGCCGGCCGCGTACCCAAGCGCCGAAGAGGGCACCGCGTAAAGACTCGGTCAG TACTAAGAATGATGGCAATAATGCAGGACAGGAATAGTGAGGACGTACCTCGGGAATTCCTCGAAACGGGTCGTACAGGAAGGCGAAACGCCATGCCTGACATCTTGCATCCTCAGGGTGCGGAGATAACAACGGCCGATCTGCCATCTAGACTGCAACAACTCGTCACTACGG ATCCAGAAAGCCCTCAGCCGGGAACTTCGAAAACAGAATTAGATCCAAACAAAGTGGACGAGAAGACAGTAAAAAAGGATAGTTGTAGTTGA
- the LOC126776625 gene encoding actin nucleation-promoting factor WASL-like, with product MPRGENRPSVLLSRDENDQVFSLIGPKCQSLATAVVQLFTTEGPAHSEWKKKDTGVLCLIKDNSKRSYFFRIYCLYRKAMIWEHEVYLQIEYKSPRPYLHTFEAEEYMTAFNFANEDEARALRNILIEKIELRKQRREERRQRSMLVPRANSASSYTSNLSTSSNPSARVNGVSAAPPAPTPPPPPAALPAHSAKTNTLPSYTLKGSSKKPKGRKLTKADIGTPKDFVHVSHVGWDATKGFDVDLPADEMQSFLAKAGITDKQLKNQATRQFIYDFICSHGGADAVKEELHDTPKIKENSRGLAPPAAPPAPPVPARAPHAIPPAPPSRAPPPPPARVVPPAPPPPASLAPRNPPPPRPLQPPASAPPSVPPPPPPPTAPPPPPTAPPAPPPTPPAPPPPPPPDSAGSDPRSALMESIRSGNKSLRHVEVGSKTSLNDDSRSNLLSEIRQGINLRSVRRSSSSGEERSASSAGEACGLAGALQRALQERARAIHSSESEDSDNTTSDGEWDD from the exons ATGCCGAGGGGAGAAAATAGACCGAGCGTCCTGTTATCTCGTGATGAAAATGACCAGGTGTTTAGTCTCATTGGGCCGAAGTGCCAG AGCTTAGCAACAGCAGTAGTACAATTATTTACCACAGAGGGACCAGCCCATTCAGAATGGAAGAAGAAGGACACAGGTGTCCTTTGTCTAATCAAAGACAACAGCAAACGCTCATATTTCTTCCGGATCTACTGTCTATACCGTAAGGCAATGATATGGGAGCACGAAGTTTACTTGCAAATAGAATACAAGAGCCCTCGGCCATACTTACACACATTTGAGGCTGAG GAATATATGACAGCATTTAATTTTGCAAACGAAGATGAGGCAAGAGCGCTCCGTAATATACTTATCGAGAAAATTGAATTACGAAAACAGAGGAGAGAGG aACGACGACAACGTTCGATGTTAGTGCCGCGGGCAAACAGCGCTTCGTCTTACACTTCGAACTTGTCGACCTCGTCTAACCCGTCGGCCCGCGTGAACGGCGTGAGTGCGGCGCCCCCCGCGCCCACACCCCCGCCGCCGCCGGCCGCCCTGCCCGCGCACAGCGCCAAGACCAACACGCTGCCCA GTTATACGTTGAAGGGTTCGAGCAAAAAGCCGAAGGGCCGAAAATTGACGAAGGCAGACATTGGAACGCCTAAAGATTTCGTACATGTTTCGCACGTGGGCTGGGATGCGACCAAAG GTTTCGATGTTGACCTGCCCGCCGACGAGATGCAATCGTTCTTAGCCAAAGCTGGCATAACGGATAAACAGCTGAAGAACCAGGCCACGCGACAGTTTATATACGATTTCATCTGCTCGCACGGAGGCGCCGATGCTGTAAAGGAGGAGCTACACGACACACCTAAGATAAAAG AAAATTCTCGCGGGTTGGCTCCCCccgccgcgccccccgcgccgcccgtgcccgcgcgcgcgccgcacGCCATCCCGCCCGCGCCGC CGTCCCGCGCGCCGCCCCCGCCGCCCGCGCGCGTCGTGCCCCCCGCGCCCCCGCCGCCCGCCTCGCTGGCGCCGCGCAACCCGCCGCCGCCGCGACCCTTGCAGC CGCCGGCAAGCGCGCCACCGTCGGTACCGCCGCCGCCACCGCCCCCGACCGCGCCGCCGCCACCGCCTACAGCACCACCGGCGCCACCACCGACGCCGCCTGCGCCCCCGCCACCACCGCCCCCCGACAGCGCTGGGTCAGACCCGCGCTCTGCTCTCATGGAGAGCATTCGTAGCGGGAATAAATCGCTGAGA CATGTGGAAGTCGGATCGAAGACTTCGCTGAACGACGATAGCAGAAGTAATTTGCTTAGTGAAATACGACAGGGGATCAATTTGCGATCC GTGCGTCGCTCGAGCAGCTCCGGCGAGGAGCGCAGCGCGAGCAGCGCGGGCGAGGCGTGCGGGCTGGCGGGCGCGCTGCAGAGGGCGCTGCAGGAGCGCGCCCGCGCCATACACTCGTCGGAGTCGGAGGACAGCGACAACACCACCAGCGACGGCGAGTGGGACGACTAG